The DNA segment CAATAGCCCCGGGGCCGGCGGTGGCGAGAAAGCTTCAAGGGCGCACTTGAGGTGGTTGTGCGCCGGACGGAATTGGAGCTTGATGTAGGGGAGGTAGTGATCTATTGTTCTAGACTTTTTTGGTTCTTTTTGTGGCAATGACAAAAAGAACATATATAGATATATTAAAAGCAAGCAATGTACCATGTACGTAGTAAAACATAGTTCACTCTAAAGCGATAATTGCTTTTTAAATTGCAAGCGTTGAGATATTTTCATCTTAGGACCCGTAATGCCTCGTCTCAGAAAAATCTTCTTTTATTGCCATTTCAACGTTCATAACGAAGTTCTAATACATCATTTGGGTTCGCTGATGCCGGGGAGGTAGTGATCTATTGTTCTAGACCTTTTTGGTCCTTTTTATGGCAATGATAAAAAGGACAATTATGGAAATTTAAGGAGCAAGATATATGTCATATAAGAGGAGATATTACTCTCGCTTTACAAACTATAGCTCCCTATTTATAGATGATATTCGATTAAAAAACAAATAGTTACAATTTACCCATAACCATATTTCGTAATTCTCAATCAATAAGTAATCCCCATTTAAATACCCAACTTTCAAAATAAAGACCGCAGGGCAGGCCAGAACAATAGCCCCAGGGCCGGCATCGGCGAGAAGCTTGAGGATGGCGAGTTGTTAAGTTGTTGAATTCGGCAAGTTGATAAAGTTGTTAGCTTGTTAGGTTGGCGAGCTAAAAGCTTTAGAAGTTGAAAAATGATTAGATCTAATAATTCCCAAGTTATCAAATAAAGGTGATCATTAACCTTAATAACTAAAAACCGGAATCCTATAGTATACTAAATTAGATAAAACATCCTTGGAAAGGAATACCAAAACTTGGTACATAAACAAAAAAGCCGGTGATCAGCGATCAGCACCACAAAATCACCAGCCAATATCATATTATTTCATATTTGCAAAAAAGTCATTTCCTTTATCATCCACAATGATAAAAGCAGGGAAATTCTCCACTCGTATCTTACGAACGGCTTCCATACCTAACTCTGGGAAATCAACTACTTCAACTGATTTAATACTTGTTTTTGCAAGTATAGCAGCAGGCCCACCAATCGATCCCAAATAAAATCCACCATTCTTTTTACAAGCATCAGTAACCTCTTGTGAACGATTTCCTTTTGCCAACATAATCATGGAACCACCTTTACTTTGGAATAAACCCACATACGGATCCATTCGACCAGCTGTGGTTGGCCCAAAACTACCTGATGGCATACCCTCGGGTGTTTTCGCAGGTCCAGCATAGTAAACAGGATGATTCTTCAAATACTCCGGCATTTCTTTTCCTTCGTCCAGCATCTTCTTGATATTCGCATGTGCAATATCTCGTGCCACCACTAAGGTACCAGAAAGGTTCAAGCGCGTTTTTACTGGATATTTGGTCAACACCTTCAATACTTCTTCCATGGGCTGATCCAAATCAATATCTACCGCAGGAGCTAATTCAGGCGCTCTCTCAGGCACAAGACGCGAAGGATTCTTCTCTAACTGTTCCAAAAAGATACCTTCTTCGGTAATCTTCGCTTTCACATTACGGTCGGCACTACAGCTCACACCCAGTCCCACAGGACAAGAAGCGGCATGTCGAGGCAGACGAATCACTCGTACATCATGTACAAAATACTTACCACCAAACTGAGCACCTATCTCACTCTCCTGACATATTTTCAATACCTTTTCTTCCCATTCCAGGTCACGAAAAGCCTGTCCCAATTCATTGCCTTCTGTTGGCAGATGATCCAGATATCCAGCTGATGCCTTTTTCACTGTTGCCAATGTAGCCTCTGCCGAAGTACCTCCAATGACCAAAGCCAAGTGATATGGAGGACAAGCTGAAGTTCCCAGATCCTTAATTTTTTCTGCAACGAATTTACTTAAGTTCTCCTCTGTCAGCAAGCTCTTGGTTTGTTGATACAAGAAAGTCTTATTACCGGACCCTCCCCCTTTGGTCAAAAACAAAAACTCATATTTATTACCCTGCTCAGCATAAATATCAATCTGTGCAGGCAAGTTATTACCAGTATTTTTCTCCTGAAACATAGTCTGGGGAACCACCTGTGAGTAGCGTAAGTTTCTTTCCTGATAAGTCTCATAGATACCCTTAGAAAGATATTCCGCATCACATGCTCCCGTATACACATCTTCCCCTTTCTTAGCTACTACAATCGCAGTACCCGTATCCTGACAAGTGGGCAATGCTCCCTCGGCAGACACTACCTGATTCATCAACATAGTATGTGCCACAAACTTATCATTATCAGAAGCCTCCTCATCCTTTAGTATGGAAGTAAGTTTTTCAAGATGAGCAGGACGCAAGTAAAATGACACATCGGCAATGGCCTCTTTCGCCAATAACTGTAGACCTTTAGGATCAACCTTTAATAATTTTCTTCCGTCCACATCAATGGTCGACACATAATCCTTGGTCAGCAAACGATATTCGGTGTTATCTTCCTTGATGGGAAACGGTTTTTGATAGACAAATTCTGACATCTTATCTAAATATTTTAGTATTAATTTTTAGGGAGATCAGAAATCCATCCCCCATTCTATTTGCAAGCCCCAAAGTTAACAAAGAATGACAAACCACAGAGTTTTCATCCATGATATTATCAGATGTTTTGGAGCAGAAAAATATTTCGTGGACATTAGTAAACCTTTTGAGAAGGGGTTTTAGTTGGCGAGTTGGTAAAGTCATGGGGTTACTGAGTTGTATTTCTCATTTAATAAATATCTTCCGTTTATGTACGCAACTATCAGCAAAAGACCGCAGGGCAGGCCAGAACAATAGCCGTGGCCGGCGGTGGAGAGTTCTATATAGTGGCTGCAAGAAAACGACTGTTTTTTCTGTCTTTGATAAGAAAGCTTCAAAGACAAGGCTTTCGATATTTTTGAAACCAAGGAGTTTACTGATTGTAAATGACTGTTTCAAAAATGAGAATAACGCAGTATTTGGAGTTTTCTTGCAAAGACTATATACATATTATTTTCCTTTGCATTATTTCCGCTTTCTTTCACTAAATTTTAAACATATCTTCCTGGCTTCCAAACAATCCTCAGAACAGATCATTAAAAACGTCCTTTTTTACGGTTTAAAACCTTATGTATATTAAAAATTTTCTAAATTTGCCTATTCAAAAATCGCAGAGTTTTGAAAAAAGACACAACAACAACGCATACCTGGTATGCACTATATACCAAATCGAGAGCAGAAAAGAAGGTCGCGGAAGGACTGGAAAAACTGGGAGTTATCAATTACCTACCCCTCAAAAAGGAGCTCAAACAATGGAGCGACCGAAAAAAATGGGTGGAGGTTCCTGCTATCAGTTCATATATATTTATTAAAATCACCGCCGACCAGTACCGTTCTGTCTTTGCTGTGAACGGCGTTGTCGCCTACGTATCTCACAAGGGCAATGCCCTCGCAATACCTGAGCATGAGATCATTGCCATGCAACGTACCATCGAAAATAAAATCAATTTTAATGTAGTTGCCGGAGATATTAAAAAAGGTGAAGAAATTACTGTAACCTCTGGACCATTATGTGGTATAAAAGGTATCGTTCAAACAGTACAGGGAACAAAAAAATTGTATCTTAACATCTCAAATATTGGTTATACACTCGTGGTTGACTTGCAAGAGGCCTCCGTCGAAAAACAATAACCACCTCAATATCCTGGCAAACAATATTTAAAGTCAGGATAATTACATGTTCACAACCTCCTACTCACCCCAAAAATGGGACTGAGGGAGGCGAAGCCGTGGGAAAAGGGAGAGATGGCGAGGTGTTAAAGTTGGCGAGCTGGCGAGTTGACAACTAAAACAACTAAAACAATTACAACAACTTAACAACCATGACCAATATCCATCCAACAAATATTTATTTAAGCAGATCCGACAAAGAACACTATTTACGTCAAAATGCCAAAATAATCTGGATTACAGGACTTTCTGGTTCAGGCAAAAGTACGCTGGCACACGGCTTAGAAAGAAAATTAGCTGAGAAAGGTTATTTTACACAAGTATTAGATGGTGATAATATTAGAACAGGTATCAATAAAAATTTAGGGTTTTCTGACGAAGATCGCACTGAAAATGTCCGTCGTATTGCAGAGGTCAACAAACTATTTCTCAACTGCGGTATTATTACCATCAATGCTTTCGTATCACCCACCAATGATATCCGCCACATGGCACGTGAGATAATTGGTACCGATAATTTTATCGAAATATTTGTAGATGCCAGTTTTGACACTTGCGCCAAACGCGATCCTAAAGGACTTTATAAAAAAGCACTCGCCGGAGAAATACTAAACTTTACCGGACTTGATGCCCCCTTCGATCGCCCAGATGATGCTGAACTAACCATCAATACCGATACACTGACCATCGACGAAGGAATTGAAAAAGCATACGAGTATGTAAAAGCAGCAGTGAGATGGTGAAATGGCAAGCTGGCGAGTTGATAACCAAAACAACAAATAATACGGCGAGGTGCTAAAGGCGGCGAGGCGGCGAGTTGATAACCTAAACAACTTAACAACTACAACGACTATAACAACTCAACAAATAATACGGCGAGGTGTTAAAGCTGGCGAGTTGGCGAGTTGACGAATGCATCAACTCAACAACTACAACAACTTAACAACTATTACAACTGTAACAACTCACACATGAAAGAATACGATTTAATCATACGTCCCAAACGCCATGCGTTCGACATTAACTTTAAAGAGATATGGGATTATCGGGATTTGCTGTCCATGTTTGTCAAACGAGATATCGTTACCGTATACAAACAGACCATACTGGGACCCATCTGGTTTGTGGTACAACCTATCTTGACTACCCTTATCTATATGGTTGTCTTTGGACGCATCGCTAAAATCAGTACCGATGGAACGCCTCAGATACTCTTTTACCTAGCAGGCATCACCATCTGGAACTATTTTTCCGAGAGCTTTAATACAACCGCAAAAACCTTTACAGAAAACGCTAATATCTTTGGTAAGGTCTATTTTCCAAGACTAATCATGCCCTTTGCTAAAGTGAGTAGTGGACTGATTAAATTTGGTATCCAGTTTGCCTTCTTTATGGTCGTATACATATACTACCTGACAACACAGGAAGGCGCTGTTCAACCTAACTGGACCATCGCATTATTACCCTTATATATATTATTAATGGCCATGTTCGGACTGGGAGCCGGTATCATCTTTACTTCCTGGACAACCAAATATCGTGACCTGACCTTTCTCTTGACCTTTGGTGTACAACTTTTAATGTATGCCTCTCCAGTCATATATCCGGTCAGCACTATTGAACCCGGACTGATGAAAGATATTCTGTTACTTAACCCCTTCACCCCTATTCTCGAAGGATTTAAATATGCCTTTTTGGGAGCAGGTCATTTTAGTTGGAGCAGTCTGGCATACAGTGCAGGCGTAGCAAGTGCAATACTGTTTCTAGGAATTATCATCTTCCACAAAACAGAACGTAACTTTATAGATACAGTCTAGTCATCTAATTTGTGCGAATTGTCACTAATGGCTCGTTTAATTAACACAACTTTTAGTGAATTAATTGCAAGATAATGGTTGAAGGCATTTTGTATAAAGAAGAAGCTTATCGTATCATTGGTGCGGCAATGGAAGTGCATAAAGAACTAAAAAATGGTTTCCTAGAAACTGTCTATCAAGAAGCTCTTGCTAAAGAATTTAAGATACAAGATATTCCTTTCGAAAAAGAAAGCCTGATAAATATATATTACAAAGGTGAAAAATTAGGTAAATATTATAAAGCGGATTTCATTTGTTATGGTGAAATAATTATTGAACTAAAAGCACTAAGTGATCTAACAAAGGATCATGAATCACAATTAATCAACTACCTTAAAGCCACAAACAAAAAACTAGGAATCCTTATTAATTTTGGAAAAACCAGTTTACAATACAAAAGAATCATAAACACCTTACATTAATTCACGTTAATCTATGTAAATTCGATGACAACAACACTACACAATAAGGTAATCTGCGTTAATCCGTGTAAATTCGATGACAACAACACTACACAATAAGATAATCTGTGTTAATCCGTGTAAATTCGATGACAACAACACTGCACAATAAGATAATCTGCGTTAATCCGTGTAAATTCGATGACAACAACACTACAAAATAAGATAATCTGCGTTAATCCGTGTAAATTCGATGACAACAACACTGCACAATAAGATAATCTGCGTTAATCTGTGTAAATTCGATGACAACAACACTACACAATAAGATAATCTGTGTTAATCCGTGTAAATTCGATGACAACAACACTACAAAATAAGATAATCTGCGTTAATCTGTGTAAATTCGATGACAGCAACACTACAAAAGCAATTAAATTCGTGTCAATTAGCGTAAATTCAATGACCGAGATAACTGCGCAAGCAATAACATTTCATTAAGATTTTCGTTGA comes from the Saccharicrinis fermentans DSM 9555 = JCM 21142 genome and includes:
- a CDS encoding fumarate hydratase, coding for MSEFVYQKPFPIKEDNTEYRLLTKDYVSTIDVDGRKLLKVDPKGLQLLAKEAIADVSFYLRPAHLEKLTSILKDEEASDNDKFVAHTMLMNQVVSAEGALPTCQDTGTAIVVAKKGEDVYTGACDAEYLSKGIYETYQERNLRYSQVVPQTMFQEKNTGNNLPAQIDIYAEQGNKYEFLFLTKGGGSGNKTFLYQQTKSLLTEENLSKFVAEKIKDLGTSACPPYHLALVIGGTSAEATLATVKKASAGYLDHLPTEGNELGQAFRDLEWEEKVLKICQESEIGAQFGGKYFVHDVRVIRLPRHAASCPVGLGVSCSADRNVKAKITEEGIFLEQLEKNPSRLVPERAPELAPAVDIDLDQPMEEVLKVLTKYPVKTRLNLSGTLVVARDIAHANIKKMLDEGKEMPEYLKNHPVYYAGPAKTPEGMPSGSFGPTTAGRMDPYVGLFQSKGGSMIMLAKGNRSQEVTDACKKNGGFYLGSIGGPAAILAKTSIKSVEVVDFPELGMEAVRKIRVENFPAFIIVDDKGNDFFANMK
- the cysC gene encoding adenylyl-sulfate kinase → MTNIHPTNIYLSRSDKEHYLRQNAKIIWITGLSGSGKSTLAHGLERKLAEKGYFTQVLDGDNIRTGINKNLGFSDEDRTENVRRIAEVNKLFLNCGIITINAFVSPTNDIRHMAREIIGTDNFIEIFVDASFDTCAKRDPKGLYKKALAGEILNFTGLDAPFDRPDDAELTINTDTLTIDEGIEKAYEYVKAAVRW
- a CDS encoding GxxExxY protein, which translates into the protein MVEGILYKEEAYRIIGAAMEVHKELKNGFLETVYQEALAKEFKIQDIPFEKESLINIYYKGEKLGKYYKADFICYGEIIIELKALSDLTKDHESQLINYLKATNKKLGILINFGKTSLQYKRIINTLH
- a CDS encoding UpxY family transcription antiterminator; the protein is MKKDTTTTHTWYALYTKSRAEKKVAEGLEKLGVINYLPLKKELKQWSDRKKWVEVPAISSYIFIKITADQYRSVFAVNGVVAYVSHKGNALAIPEHEIIAMQRTIENKINFNVVAGDIKKGEEITVTSGPLCGIKGIVQTVQGTKKLYLNISNIGYTLVVDLQEASVEKQ
- a CDS encoding ABC transporter permease, whose protein sequence is MKEYDLIIRPKRHAFDINFKEIWDYRDLLSMFVKRDIVTVYKQTILGPIWFVVQPILTTLIYMVVFGRIAKISTDGTPQILFYLAGITIWNYFSESFNTTAKTFTENANIFGKVYFPRLIMPFAKVSSGLIKFGIQFAFFMVVYIYYLTTQEGAVQPNWTIALLPLYILLMAMFGLGAGIIFTSWTTKYRDLTFLLTFGVQLLMYASPVIYPVSTIEPGLMKDILLLNPFTPILEGFKYAFLGAGHFSWSSLAYSAGVASAILFLGIIIFHKTERNFIDTV